In the Solanum pennellii chromosome 5, SPENNV200 genome, one interval contains:
- the LOC107018464 gene encoding uncharacterized protein LOC107018464 isoform X3: MVGVNSFGKTICSICYEDLNPIIEDLQAVTICGHVFHELWLASPFLNRFGLQQWFEYCTKGKKKNCPVCKQACSEENANRLYFQSIGDPNVTSLTQKPPDYEEDHWELQNEVKRLERKVVGLTSTLEKQLKDLKEVNAELFTCKEELKMEMTLKIEAVKQEAAIQQLLHLKSKELDQSTLECIKLQDRNMALAKELATLKLNYEELMTKCNTLDRREVRYLRKLQKTKEKKNNLKARVQELEMALEGKDNEILRISKASKKNYHWRKEPEVDRCSYENQNKEPAETEVDLCIVTGSCDDLSTPKRKRKYRSKDKSIPNMAEDIIASSLHKNNHEKESSKRNKDGGTSETSSYVHEGSYQNLHQPFDHKKVVHDSFLSRSDAVFGATGGSLGHESGNKDGMEASSNCSKNSKKNMPPVIILDDDDDLPPLDDITQQQPAFHIRKETFPPVVLVKPGDRCFSGGLLGPDGNYRHLGKWCKRK, from the exons ATGGTTGGAGTGAATAGTTTTGGGAAAACCATTTGCTCAATTTGCTATGAAGATCTAAACCCTATCATCGAAGATCTTCAAGCCGTTACTATTTGTGGTCATGTTTTTCATGAGCTATGGTTAGCTTCTCCTTTTCTAAATCGATTTGG TCTTCAGCAATGGTTTGAATACTgcacaaaaggaaaaaagaagaattgCCCAGTTTGCAAACAGGCTTGTTCGGAAGAAAATGCAAATAGGCTTTATTTCCAATCTATTGGTGATCCAAATGTTACAAGTCTTACGCAGAAACCTCCTGATTATGAAGAGGATCATTGGGAGTTGCAAAATGAGGTCAAAAGATTGGAGAGGAAAGTTGTAGGACTGACTTCCACTCTGGAAAAACAGCTGAAAGATCTCAAAGAAGTCAATGCAGAG CTGTTCACGTGCAAGGAGGAGCTGAAAATGGAAATGACTCTAAAGATAGAAGCTGTGAAACAGGAGGCAGCCATTCAACAGTTGCTACACCTTAAATCCAAG GAGCTAGATCAATCGACTTTGGAGTGCATAAAGCTACAAGATAGAAATATGGCTCTAGCTAAGGAGCTTGCAACACTCAAGTT GAATTACGAAGAACTGATGACCAAGTGCAACACTCTAGACAGGCGAGAGGTTCGTTATCTGAGGAAACTTCAGAAAactaaagagaagaaaaataacttGAAG GCCAGGGTCCAAGAACTTGAGATGGCACTTGAAGgaaaagataatgaaattttgagaatttcgAAAGCCTCCAAGAAAAACTATCACTGGAGGAAAGAACCCGAAGTTGACAGATGTTCATATGAGAATCAAAACAAGGAACCTGCTGAGACAGAAGTAGATCTGTGCATCGTCACTGGCTCATGTGATGATTTATCTACAccaaagagaaaaagaaagtaCAGGTCTAAGGATAAGAGCATACCAAACATGGCAGAAGATATTATAGCTAGCAGTCTTCACAAAAATAATCATGAGAAAGAATCCTCCAAAAGAAACAAAGATGGAGGCACTTCAGAGACTTCCAGTTATGTGCATGAAGGATCATATCAAAACTTGCACCAACCATTTGACCATAAGAAGGTTGTCCATGATAGTTTTTTGTCAAGGTCGGATGCAGTTTTTGGGGCCACTGGTGGAAGTCTAGGGCATGAATCAGGAAATAAGGATGGAATGGAAGCCTCAAGTAATTGCAGCAAGAACAGTAAAAAAAACATGCCCCCAGTGattattcttgatgatgatgatgatcttCCGCCTTTAGATGATATTACACAACAACAGCCCGCATTTCACATCAGGAAAGAGACTTTTCCACCAGTTGTACTTGTCAAACCAG GAGACCGCTGCTTTTCTGGTGGATTGCTAGGTCCTGATGGGAATTACCGGCACTTGGGAAAGTGGTGTAAGAGAAAGTAA
- the LOC107018464 gene encoding uncharacterized protein LOC107018464 isoform X1 — MVGVNSFGKTICSICYEDLNPIIEDLQAVTICGHVFHELWLASPFLNRFGLQQWFEYCTKGKKKNCPVCKQACSEENANRLYFQSIGDPNVTSLTQKPPDYEEDHWELQNEVKRLERKVVGLTSTLEKQLKDLKEVNAELFTCKEELKMEMTLKIEAVKQEAAIQQLLHLKSKELDQSTLECIKLQDRNMALAKELATLKLVCDFNLEEEEVLKRASLRDDVNRLETIDVLKKSLVIRNKNYEELMTKCNTLDRREVRYLRKLQKTKEKKNNLKARVQELEMALEGKDNEILRISKASKKNYHWRKEPEVDRCSYENQNKEPAETEVDLCIVTGSCDDLSTPKRKRKYRSKDKSIPNMAEDIIASSLHKNNHEKESSKRNKDGGTSETSSYVHEGSYQNLHQPFDHKKVVHDSFLSRSDAVFGATGGSLGHESGNKDGMEASSNCSKNSKKNMPPVIILDDDDDLPPLDDITQQQPAFHIRKETFPPVVLVKPGDRCFSGGLLGPDGNYRHLGKWCKRK; from the exons ATGGTTGGAGTGAATAGTTTTGGGAAAACCATTTGCTCAATTTGCTATGAAGATCTAAACCCTATCATCGAAGATCTTCAAGCCGTTACTATTTGTGGTCATGTTTTTCATGAGCTATGGTTAGCTTCTCCTTTTCTAAATCGATTTGG TCTTCAGCAATGGTTTGAATACTgcacaaaaggaaaaaagaagaattgCCCAGTTTGCAAACAGGCTTGTTCGGAAGAAAATGCAAATAGGCTTTATTTCCAATCTATTGGTGATCCAAATGTTACAAGTCTTACGCAGAAACCTCCTGATTATGAAGAGGATCATTGGGAGTTGCAAAATGAGGTCAAAAGATTGGAGAGGAAAGTTGTAGGACTGACTTCCACTCTGGAAAAACAGCTGAAAGATCTCAAAGAAGTCAATGCAGAG CTGTTCACGTGCAAGGAGGAGCTGAAAATGGAAATGACTCTAAAGATAGAAGCTGTGAAACAGGAGGCAGCCATTCAACAGTTGCTACACCTTAAATCCAAG GAGCTAGATCAATCGACTTTGGAGTGCATAAAGCTACAAGATAGAAATATGGCTCTAGCTAAGGAGCTTGCAACACTCAAGTT AGTCTGCGATTTTAACTTGGAAGAAGAGGAGGTCTTGAAACGTGCTTCGTTAAGAGATGACGTCAATAGACTAGAGACAATTGATGTCTTGAAAAAATCACTAGTCATCCGTAACAA GAATTACGAAGAACTGATGACCAAGTGCAACACTCTAGACAGGCGAGAGGTTCGTTATCTGAGGAAACTTCAGAAAactaaagagaagaaaaataacttGAAG GCCAGGGTCCAAGAACTTGAGATGGCACTTGAAGgaaaagataatgaaattttgagaatttcgAAAGCCTCCAAGAAAAACTATCACTGGAGGAAAGAACCCGAAGTTGACAGATGTTCATATGAGAATCAAAACAAGGAACCTGCTGAGACAGAAGTAGATCTGTGCATCGTCACTGGCTCATGTGATGATTTATCTACAccaaagagaaaaagaaagtaCAGGTCTAAGGATAAGAGCATACCAAACATGGCAGAAGATATTATAGCTAGCAGTCTTCACAAAAATAATCATGAGAAAGAATCCTCCAAAAGAAACAAAGATGGAGGCACTTCAGAGACTTCCAGTTATGTGCATGAAGGATCATATCAAAACTTGCACCAACCATTTGACCATAAGAAGGTTGTCCATGATAGTTTTTTGTCAAGGTCGGATGCAGTTTTTGGGGCCACTGGTGGAAGTCTAGGGCATGAATCAGGAAATAAGGATGGAATGGAAGCCTCAAGTAATTGCAGCAAGAACAGTAAAAAAAACATGCCCCCAGTGattattcttgatgatgatgatgatcttCCGCCTTTAGATGATATTACACAACAACAGCCCGCATTTCACATCAGGAAAGAGACTTTTCCACCAGTTGTACTTGTCAAACCAG GAGACCGCTGCTTTTCTGGTGGATTGCTAGGTCCTGATGGGAATTACCGGCACTTGGGAAAGTGGTGTAAGAGAAAGTAA
- the LOC107018464 gene encoding E3 ubiquitin-protein ligase TRAIP-like isoform X2, which produces MVGVNSFGKTICSICYEDLNPIIEDLQAVTICGHVFHELCLQQWFEYCTKGKKKNCPVCKQACSEENANRLYFQSIGDPNVTSLTQKPPDYEEDHWELQNEVKRLERKVVGLTSTLEKQLKDLKEVNAELFTCKEELKMEMTLKIEAVKQEAAIQQLLHLKSKELDQSTLECIKLQDRNMALAKELATLKLVCDFNLEEEEVLKRASLRDDVNRLETIDVLKKSLVIRNKNYEELMTKCNTLDRREVRYLRKLQKTKEKKNNLKARVQELEMALEGKDNEILRISKASKKNYHWRKEPEVDRCSYENQNKEPAETEVDLCIVTGSCDDLSTPKRKRKYRSKDKSIPNMAEDIIASSLHKNNHEKESSKRNKDGGTSETSSYVHEGSYQNLHQPFDHKKVVHDSFLSRSDAVFGATGGSLGHESGNKDGMEASSNCSKNSKKNMPPVIILDDDDDLPPLDDITQQQPAFHIRKETFPPVVLVKPGDRCFSGGLLGPDGNYRHLGKWCKRK; this is translated from the exons ATGGTTGGAGTGAATAGTTTTGGGAAAACCATTTGCTCAATTTGCTATGAAGATCTAAACCCTATCATCGAAGATCTTCAAGCCGTTACTATTTGTGGTCATGTTTTTCATGAGCTATG TCTTCAGCAATGGTTTGAATACTgcacaaaaggaaaaaagaagaattgCCCAGTTTGCAAACAGGCTTGTTCGGAAGAAAATGCAAATAGGCTTTATTTCCAATCTATTGGTGATCCAAATGTTACAAGTCTTACGCAGAAACCTCCTGATTATGAAGAGGATCATTGGGAGTTGCAAAATGAGGTCAAAAGATTGGAGAGGAAAGTTGTAGGACTGACTTCCACTCTGGAAAAACAGCTGAAAGATCTCAAAGAAGTCAATGCAGAG CTGTTCACGTGCAAGGAGGAGCTGAAAATGGAAATGACTCTAAAGATAGAAGCTGTGAAACAGGAGGCAGCCATTCAACAGTTGCTACACCTTAAATCCAAG GAGCTAGATCAATCGACTTTGGAGTGCATAAAGCTACAAGATAGAAATATGGCTCTAGCTAAGGAGCTTGCAACACTCAAGTT AGTCTGCGATTTTAACTTGGAAGAAGAGGAGGTCTTGAAACGTGCTTCGTTAAGAGATGACGTCAATAGACTAGAGACAATTGATGTCTTGAAAAAATCACTAGTCATCCGTAACAA GAATTACGAAGAACTGATGACCAAGTGCAACACTCTAGACAGGCGAGAGGTTCGTTATCTGAGGAAACTTCAGAAAactaaagagaagaaaaataacttGAAG GCCAGGGTCCAAGAACTTGAGATGGCACTTGAAGgaaaagataatgaaattttgagaatttcgAAAGCCTCCAAGAAAAACTATCACTGGAGGAAAGAACCCGAAGTTGACAGATGTTCATATGAGAATCAAAACAAGGAACCTGCTGAGACAGAAGTAGATCTGTGCATCGTCACTGGCTCATGTGATGATTTATCTACAccaaagagaaaaagaaagtaCAGGTCTAAGGATAAGAGCATACCAAACATGGCAGAAGATATTATAGCTAGCAGTCTTCACAAAAATAATCATGAGAAAGAATCCTCCAAAAGAAACAAAGATGGAGGCACTTCAGAGACTTCCAGTTATGTGCATGAAGGATCATATCAAAACTTGCACCAACCATTTGACCATAAGAAGGTTGTCCATGATAGTTTTTTGTCAAGGTCGGATGCAGTTTTTGGGGCCACTGGTGGAAGTCTAGGGCATGAATCAGGAAATAAGGATGGAATGGAAGCCTCAAGTAATTGCAGCAAGAACAGTAAAAAAAACATGCCCCCAGTGattattcttgatgatgatgatgatcttCCGCCTTTAGATGATATTACACAACAACAGCCCGCATTTCACATCAGGAAAGAGACTTTTCCACCAGTTGTACTTGTCAAACCAG GAGACCGCTGCTTTTCTGGTGGATTGCTAGGTCCTGATGGGAATTACCGGCACTTGGGAAAGTGGTGTAAGAGAAAGTAA